TGTCCAAATTCGCCGCGCTGCACATATTTCATAGCTCTGGCCATGCGGCTAAGCGGCTTAGTAATACCTGCCGACAGCCAGAAAGCGGCCAGCATCGCAAGAATTAACAGCACTACGCTCACAATGAGAATGGTCTGGCGTATGTATGAGATCTGTTCATATAATTCCCGTTCGGGTACGATACCTGCTATGATCCAATCCTGCCCAGGCAGTTTACGATAGAAGAACAGACGGCTTTCACCGCTTTGCTTGAGTGGAAACACACCATAATTCGAGTCTCGATAACGTATCTCTATCTCTGAGAGCGCTGCACTGAGATCACTCTGCTCCGCATCAATGTCCTGATTCAGCACACTCTGTCCATCATGCGTCAATAAGATAACTCTGCCTGTCCGGCCGATCGTGATCTTGCCAATCGTATCGCGCAGCAGAGAAGTAGGATAGTTGACCTTAATGATGCCTGCACTTCGAAAAGATTGAAGCTGAACGAGCGGGAAGATAAAACTGTTCACCGAACGGCTCCTCATGTATTCATCCGGTTGATCGACATCCTTATGGGCAATAGTCCATCGTTTATTCACAGTCGTGAACTCCTCGTACCATGCCGCGGTCTTGTAAGAGCGATCCTGCGTCCATAATCCTCCTGTCTCCTCGGTAAATGCGCTTATGGAAATTCCGTTGGAATTATTAACCGCATACGAGGAAAAAAACTCGCGCACTCGCTGCTTAGCGGCGACTTTGTCTCGGCTCGAAAGTTCCGAGCTCCCTTGTACAGCGAGCCAGTCCTGTGTCATTCTGCTGCCCATGACCTGGTTCCCCGTGTCTTCCACCTGCTTTAAGAGTGTTGTCACGTGAGAAGCGAACTGCTCCATCGTTTGTGTCGTGGAGGATTCTATGGAAGTTTTAATGATTGTGGTCGATGCTTCACTCAGAATGAAGGCCAGCAGTGCAAATGGGAAAATGAGCAAGACTGCAAATACAGCCAGCAAACGGCTCCTCAATGAAAAAAACATGACTCTCCTCTCCTTCTTCATGATGACAGAGCTTTCCATTTGATCGAAGAATCCTCTAAGGTGGCAACAAACTGTGCTAGGAACCAGCTGGACACCTCCGAAACTACAGATCTCGTCTCTTCATATTATCGCCAATTACGTAAACTCGATCGGTATTAAAATACGAACACGGTTGTTTAGCAGGAACGCGACAAGGAGACGATCAACATGATTCGTCCCCTTGACTTTGTATTTATTTTTTCTGCTGCTTTTCTAAGTCTGCATAGGCTTGATCAATCGTTGTTATCGCATCGGAGACAGCTGCATCGATATTTCGTTTGCTGATGGTAACATCCTCAAACATTTTGTTAACAGCATCGGACATTTGCGGAAAAATCGGCGTAATCGGGCGCGGTCTGCCGAATTTCTGGTTTTGCACGACGAAGACGTTCTTCGGATATTCATTCAGTTCCGGGAAATCCTTTGCCGCCGAATAACGGGATGGTATAT
This genomic window from Paenibacillus hexagrammi contains:
- a CDS encoding cache domain-containing sensor histidine kinase, yielding MFFSLRSRLLAVFAVLLIFPFALLAFILSEASTTIIKTSIESSTTQTMEQFASHVTTLLKQVEDTGNQVMGSRMTQDWLAVQGSSELSSRDKVAAKQRVREFFSSYAVNNSNGISISAFTEETGGLWTQDRSYKTAAWYEEFTTVNKRWTIAHKDVDQPDEYMRSRSVNSFIFPLVQLQSFRSAGIIKVNYPTSLLRDTIGKITIGRTGRVILLTHDGQSVLNQDIDAEQSDLSAALSEIEIRYRDSNYGVFPLKQSGESRLFFYRKLPGQDWIIAGIVPERELYEQISYIRQTILIVSVVLLILAMLAAFWLSAGITKPLSRMARAMKYVQRGEFGQAEQLMPKVRDGHSEVDYVTAVFEQMTVRLRHLIETEFETNLSKRNAEYKALLLQINPHFYNNTLEIISGLAAMKREDLVMDATEALGKMMRYSLNLNTDLVKVSEEMAYIRDYLFILHLRHEVRLQVTIKEDPQAAQLVIAKFILQPIVENAVKYSLEKEGTAQIHIETAIRNECLLLTVTDNGIGMQPDLADDLRNGHRKGDLASVLNSEGHSIGLRNVLSRCRLMYGEAFDCILHSEPGEGTEISLCLPIVRS